DNA sequence from the Mus caroli chromosome X, CAROLI_EIJ_v1.1, whole genome shotgun sequence genome:
TTTGCATTAGGTACAAGGAGGATCTGTTCCATATGTGTACCTGTAAGCTAATTTGGAGTAGGAAAGTTCTACCCATTAGCTCCATTCCTGAAACCTTTGGAATGCTGATTACAATCTGATCTATTTTATACAGGCTGAGGATAAGCCTAGAAGTTcataaataacttttttaaaagatttatttattttatttatatgagtacactgtagctgtcttcagacactccagaagagtgcatcagatcccattacagatggttgtgagccaccatgtggttgctgggaattgaactcaggacctctggaagtgcagttggtgctcttaatggctgagccatctctccagccccataaatatctttttcctttttctttctttctttctttctttctttctttctttctttctttctttctttctttctttctttctttctttctttccctctctctctccctctctctctctctctctctttctttctttctttctttctttctttctttctttctttctttctttctctttggaggggtgtttttttcgagacagggtttctcggtgtagccctggctatcctggaactcactttgtagatgagtctcacctccaactcagaaatctgcctgcctctgcctcccaagttaaaggcatgcgccaccaccacccagccataaatatcttttaaggggttacatttttatatattgaggGCTGTCCTCAATCTCCTAGTCTTCCTCCTTCAGCCTAGGATTACAGGTGACCACCAAACTTGGCTTATACTGTGCATTTTATTCAGGCTTTCTATACTTGTGCTTAGATGGAGAAGATAAGGTTAGTACATGATTACTCCTTATTTGAAACCATATCTCTAAATtgctaaaagtgtgtgtgtgtgtgtgtgtgcgcgcttgcGCGCGCTTCAAACAAGGAGTTGTTATGTAATGTAACTGGGCCTCAAAGTCATAGAAGCTGTTTCAAATTCACTACCCTGTCTCATAATCTGAAGTATTGATATCATaaatgtgtgtcaccacaccaagCCTTTGGGCAGATTTTCACTTGCATTAGAAAGAAAGACAGTTGCCATCTTTAAAAGACATCTAAGAGACTGTTTAAATTTGAGATTGTATAAAACTCTCTTGACTTAAATAGCGAAAATGATCCTTCATGAAAAAGGATGGGGTTGTGTGCAGGGTTAGAATCTGCAGGACTGAGctaatgggtttttttgtttcccAAAGGTACCATGGCTGAGGAAACGGCCCCAGCTGTTCTTGAGCGGCACCAAGGGTCCTTGTACTCCCTCTTTCCTGATCACAGTGTGAAGAAATACTTTGACCAAGTGGATATCTCCAATGGTTTGGATTGGTCCCTGGACCATAAAATCTTCTACTACATTGACAGCCTGTCCTACACTGTGGATGCCTTTGACTATGACCTGCAAACAGGACAGATTTGTATgaacatctttattatttttcataatatcACTCATATTTATATATCTCCTTCAGCCATGTGAAAATGTCATTATTTGTCAAATAGAGGACTTCCCAATATACTGATGATGGCACAGACTTCACTAAGCTGCCAGTGACTGTGGTTCTCAATACGTCTCCAGTCTGGTAATTGAGATTAACACTGTAGCTACACTAGACAGTGCAGATAGGCCTTGAATTTTCCTTTCCATCACTAAAAAGGGCCTCCCTAGAGAATGGATCCTGCCCTATCAGACAGTGCCAAGAGGCACAAACTATACAAGAGAATGTGATAAAAGAGGGGAAGACTGAAACTTTTAGTTTCTGAGTCTTATTTGATCTTTAGTTAACCATAGGCAAGTATTCACGGGCAAATGAACAAcctttgaaatggaaaaataacagaaaagtgcTTCCAGGTTGGTTCAGTTCCATCAATGTTCTGTAAAATGAGCCATCACTGGAAACTTCGAGGAAAGAAATTATTTAGAAGAATTTAGAAGGGAGACCTTGAAACTGTTTGATGAAAAGTGCCAGACAGGAAGAGCAAAACCAATCATAAaaatgacttgaaaaaaaaatcacaagactTTATGTAGATTTAATCAAGGGCAAACTATTCCAGTACAGATGCTTTGCTTTGAAGTATGTAGTGCTCTTTTTTATGACTATTCTTACCCAATTTCCTTGCACATGGCTTTAACATTTTTCCATTATACTTCAATCTGATTGCAGGAATGACCTGAATTTTGTagctggctgctcttctgcaCTGTTTAttgaggtgctggggatcaaactaaTTTCTTAGTGTGTGCACTGAGATGCAATTCCAGTGCTCCCCTCCCTTTGCATGGTCATTGTTTAGATACTGTGGATCTTCTTTAAGCATCCTGTGGGCTTTAGAATGCCCTTCCTTTAAGAAGCAAGCTCTTTAAAtacttctttcttgatttttgtaaaaagtaagaaaaagaatatgtatcTCCCAAGGTTTTGTGCATGCATTGTTCATATAGTACTATTTAGCTGCCATATAGATCTTAGACTTGGTCAAAGTAGGAGTTTGGGAAACTAAGATAGTAATCTAATCACAGGCTGAAGTATGTCTGAAATGGGTTTGCCTAACCTTAGTTGAGGTTGGCCTCAGAGAGCTACCTATTGGTGGCCAATCCTTCACGGCTAATCCTAACACTGAAGCAAATGGATTACTTTAAGACTCTGAAGACAGGTTGAGCTACACAATGAATACTACAGCCTTGGATGTTGTATGAGACTTTGTCTCTAAATAAATCAGCTTTATTTCATTTAGCGATAGAAGAGTTGTCTAACGTACACAAGGTTCCTAATTCTATCCCCAGAACTGcgataaagaaggaagaaaaaaagaaaaaagagaaaaagagaaaagaaagaagtaaaagggaaagaaaacatttaaaactttataaagACAAAAGGGAGTGAATCTATTCCAAATCATGTATTTGAAATCCTTTGTTAAGTGGCCAGTATTTATAACCAGCTTGAGAGTGCACTGTTTGTCAGCATTGTGTGACCCACTGTTTGgtcctgttttggttttgtttttcaaccaCAGCCAACCGCAGAATTGTTTACAAGATGGAAAAAGATGAACAAATCCCAGATGGAATGTGCATTGATGCTGAGGGAAAGCTATGGGTGGCCTGTTACAATGGAGGAAGAATAATTCGCCTAGATCCTGAGACAGGTAGGCTGGAGGCAAAATAGAAAATCCCACCCACTCCAGAAAACACCAGTGCTAGACACCATTACTGATACGGTTAAAGCCATATTAGTAGTCTTAACTAAATGATTTTGGAAATAAAGGTAAAAGCTATAACCCAGAATTTATTGTCAAAACTTCTTTTCCTGTGGAAATAAGTTTCTCCACCAAAACCCAATTGTCAGAAAAGGCaattaagttaaataaatacatagatgggAGCTAGATAATATAGTAGCTTATAAACTTAAGTGTAAGGAAGCTAAAACTAGAGGATGGTGAGTTTGatacagcctgggctacatagccatGTCAAATTCAGCCTATATTAACTCTCTTCAAGGGATGAGTTCTGACATCCACAGTCTCTTAGATCATCCCTATCATCCATGAATGGTCCAAAAGCATTATGTATGTTGGAAATGTCTAGAACtaagtttttaataatttatttggtGACCTAGGGAAAAGACTGCAAACTGTGAAGTTGCCTGTTGATAAAACAACTTCATGCTGCTTTGGAGGGAAAGATTACTCTGAAATGTATGTGACCTGTGCCAGGGATGGGTTGAATGCTGAAGGCCTTTTGAGGCAGCCTGATGCTGGTAACATTTTCAAGGTGAGATGgcctttttttctgtgtgtgtgggggggaggggcattgTGGAGGGTATTCTGTTAAAAAAATTGAACGGTGCTTTTGCAAACATccaaaaattatttccatttatcATGTTAAGCTAATCACACTAAACTCAATTATTTCAGTTTTtgcaaatatacattttataaagttCAGGATGGCGTGTCTGGCTTActtccagtattttaaaaatattttcatgtttcagtAGAATTTGTAAAATCATCTGATTGTTTTGATGTCCTAAAGAGATTTGTAGGTTTTAAACAATTTTTGTGACAACAaacaccaataaaaaaaaatacacattttgagGGCTGAGAGATGGGTCAAtgggttgagagcactgactgctcttccagaggtcctgggttcaatctgtagtgggatctgatgccctcttctggtctgaagacagtgtactcacatgcataaaataagtaagtaaatcttttttggttttgtttttttaaagtaagcctggcatggtggcacacgcctttaatctcagcacttgggaggcagagacaggcaaatttctgagttggaggccaacctggtctacaaagtgagttccaggacagccaaggctacacagagaaaccctgtcttgaaaacaaaacaaaacaaaaaaccaaacaaacaaaaaacaaaacaaaaaacaaaaaagtagaaaaatagaaacactTTTCTTGGCAGATGAGAAAATGATAGGAATAAATTGTTATCTATCAATGTGCGTACTTGCTTATTGGTCCAGAATGTATGTGAATGACTGCTTGAATCATATAATAGCTTGTCAGCTAATTCTTTTTcatgatagaaaataaaactgggggcagagggctggagagatggctctgtggttgagagcactgtctgctctttcggaggtcccgagttcaattcccagcaaccatatggtggctcacaaccatctctaatgggatctgatgttctcttctagtgtgtttgaagagaacgacagtgtactcatgtatgcaaaataaataaatacttttttaaaaaacaggattGTTAAAGGTAGCTAGATATATTATTGTACATAATTTGTTTGGTGATGGTTTGTGTCtagcaaggtctcactatatatcccaggttggccttgcaCTCACAGCAGtcttactgcctcagcctcccaaatgctgggattgtaagtatgaaccaccaagcctggctttgtAACAATGGTTTTGAAGACTATTTATCAGTTCCACTCTTTTTTTCTCAACAGATAACGGGTCTCGGGGTCAAAGGAATTGCCCCATATTCATATGCAGGGTGAACTGCAGCTCTTCCTTGCTGTCAGAAGAAAAAGCTTTGAAGATAACTGAAGAATTAAGGGACTGGAATCAATGAACTttcaatttagttttttttttaatgaggtggTGATATTATAGCATGGTTAAGCTTTAATTTACATCTTTGATTGGGTTCTGGTTGAATAAACCTAGGGCATAACATATTAATGAAAAACGTCATCCCTGGATTcctttatttacaattttttaaaggtCGAAGATTTTCCCCAGAGAATGACAAGTGGTTTTGACAACACACTCTAGGCCTTCTATTATAAGCAGTTCTGTAGAAATGCAACAGAGAGTTCAACTATCAATCAGCTTGATGATGGCAAATTGCTCTGGGGGTTGAAATGGGACTGTGACCATTCTTTTTCTGTGTTCCATATTTGCTGCGCATAAGGCTTCAAAAATCAATGCATAGAAacttaataataatttataatgattatataacttttcatgtgtgttattttacaAACTAAAATACTGGAAGAAGATGTTATTCAAACCCTGGGGCACAATCTGTGGTTCTAATTGCCACCTGGTGGTTATACAAATAAATGCATCACATTGCAAAGAAATTTCTTTCCATTGTttacttttactctctctctcctctctctctctctctctctctctctctctctctcctctctctctctctcgctccctccctcccttcctctttccctccctctctcccttccccctctgtgtttatgtgtgtaaattGATCAGAGAGCAACTTACTTATGGGACTCATGGGTTGacgggattgaactcaagttgcaCCTTTACTGGCTAAGCCATTttacttgctgctgctgctgctgctttctcttcctccctctcttccttctcttcctttttggaGATGAGGTTtctctcatgtagctcaggttggttttgagcttgctatgtaggtgagactgaccttgaactcctgagtctcctgcctccatttcccaggtgctaagattacagatgtgtgctaccatgcctatcTTGGAAAGAACTTTTAAAGCAATATTGTTGGCACTATAATTAGCCTGATGATATTTAAAGTATACAAAGTTGTCATATATTCAGATGTgtgtcatatatattcatatcaaCTACATAGACAAAATGAATCTGCACTATCCACAAACATTTATGGTGCCCACCTatcattcttttcttctgcccTTCAGCATGCTTGTGCCCCATCCCCAGAATATAACTGAtctgctttctctccctttcaATTTCAATTGACCTTAAAATTGGGTAGTGCCAGGCTGGCGATATAGCTCACTGGTAAACGGTTTGTCCCCCATGcataaagctctgggttcagtccctagtacacacacacacacacacacacacacacacacacaaactggaaAGTGTGATTTCTCCAAAtttgttgttttaagttttgcttgttttgttttgttttaaacaaaatgtcACTGTCATCTAAGCTAGCCTTAAGCACTTCCAACTTCAGAGTAGTTTTAGTCATGTTAGTCTGACcttcaataattttttattttagtcatatttGGATACTAGAAATTGAATTTAGACTCATATTAAACATATAGTCTAGAACTGAAATGCACATCAGCCCatttataaattcttaaaaattttaatttaaaaatttaaatcttaaatTGAATAAAACATACTCTAATGTTAATTGAAATTCCTTTAAAAGTTAtagaataggggctggagagatggctcagaggttaagagcactgactgctctcctggaggtcctgagttcaattcccagcaaccacatggtggctcacaaccatccgtaatgtgatctgatgccctcttctggagtgtctgaagacagctacagtgtacttacacatataataaataattttaaaaaaagttatagaATAATTTGAGAGAATCAGCTGTTGTATTAGTgacttcttgttgctgtgacaaaatatcttataaaaaagaaGTTATTTACTTTGGCTCAGAGTTGCCAATTACAGTTGGTTCATCAAGAAGGGGAAGGCATGGCTGGAGGGGAGGCTCAGATGGAGAAGAAGGCATGGAGGAGCATATTGTATCTGCTGACTGGAACCCAAGAGATGAAAAAGTCTGGTGCTTTACTCAGTTTCTCCTTTGTGTTCACTCTAGGACCGCAGACAATGGAATGGTTCCACCTCCATTCATGGTGGGTTGTTCCCCTTCAGTGAGAAACACCTTCATACAGACTCCCAGAGGCCTATTTCCTAGGTTAGTCTAAGTTCTGTCAAGTGGACAATAGAGACTAAACATCCCATTCTCTGGGACTGGATTCTTACACAGTTGTGagctatgtgggttctgggcatcaaaACCTGATCCTCAAgaaagaccagccagtgctcttaactactgtgccatctctccaaactTATAGAAATTTTTAATGAGTGCCTTATGGATTTTAAATTGTAGAGCTAAtgtttctggttgttttgttttgagagaaggtctctctGTATAATTCTGACTGATTTGAAACTTAATATGTAAAACAGGCTAGGATGACTTCAAActctcaaagatccacctgcctctgcttcctgagtgctgagattaaatgagTTCACCATGAGTCAGAGTCTTGCTATATATCCCCAGTTGGCTTAAACTCAAGAGCCCCCACTTTAGTCTCCACTTtagtgctggagttataggcatatCTCACATTGCCTGCCTCAAATAATGCCTATTTTGAAATCCTGGGGATGGAAACCAAAGGCTTtgagcatgctaagcaagtgttctaaTTCTGAACTACACTCTTCAACCCATTTTAATATTTCTCCTCAGAATTTTTGAGATTGCCTTTTCAatattgtttgtaatagctgttGTATAATTATATATCAGATCATTCCAAAACCTGCATGATCTTACTCTTGACATCTATTGGTAATCTTTTCCCCACTTAAGTTAGGCAATTCATTGTTTAATATAGTGAGTAATTTTGGATTGTTTCCTGGGCATTTTGAATATTGCATGTGAGACTGGATCTTGTTAAAATCCTATGAGGA
Encoded proteins:
- the Rgn gene encoding regucalcin, translated to MTMSSIKIEVVLRENYRCGESPVWEEASQSLLFVDIPSKIICRWDSVSNQVQRVAVDAPVSSVALRQLGGYVATIGTKFCALNWENQSVFVLATVDEDKKNNRFNDGKVDPAGRYFAGTMAEETAPAVLERHQGSLYSLFPDHSVKKYFDQVDISNGLDWSLDHKIFYYIDSLSYTVDAFDYDLQTGQISNRRIVYKMEKDEQIPDGMCIDAEGKLWVACYNGGRIIRLDPETGKRLQTVKLPVDKTTSCCFGGKDYSEMYVTCARDGLNAEGLLRQPDAGNIFKITGLGVKGIAPYSYAG